The DNA region AAATACCTCTCTGCTTGATTTAGCAAAGAGGTTTGTCTTCAATCTGAAACAATCTGAGATATCTATCTCAGATTGTTTTTTATTAATATGTCTATTAAACTTTCAAAAGATAAACCATAGGCATATGCTGATTGAGGTAAATCACTTAATTTTGTAAGTCCAGGTATAGTATTTACTTCAAGAATATAATAATTTTCACCTTTCACTATTGCATCAATCCTTGCAAAATCCTTTAATTTCATTAATCTAAATATTTTTTGAAAATCTTTTTTTATTTTTTTTTCCAATTCAAATGGTATCTTTGCAGGAATTTCAAATTCGGTCATACCTTCTGTATATTTAGCCTCATAATCGTAAAATTCCTTTTTTGGCTTTATTTCAAGTATTGGTAATACTATAACTTCTTTATTTTTTTCTATTATACTAACAGATATTTCTTTTCCTTTTATAAATTCCTGAATCAACATTTCTTTATATTCCTGTAATTCATGTTCAAGAAATTTTTTATATTCTTTATAATTGTGACAAACATGTATGCCCAAACTGGATCCACTTCTTCTTGGTTTTATAATCAAAGGAAAATCAAAATGCGGTTTAATAAATTTCTTTGTTGATATATAAGCCGGAACAGAAAAATCCTTCTCAATAAATCGCATAAAAGATAATTTATCAAATGTATTTTCAGAAACTTTTGAATTAGAACCTATAAATTTAACCTTTAATTCCTCTAATATCTTTTGCAATGTTCCATCTTCACCTTCATAACCATGAACCACATTAAATACAAGATCTATGTATTTATATTCTTTTAAAAATTTATCAAAATCATATTTTAAATCATATTTTGATACTATATATCCCAGATTTTTTAATGCTTTTTCAACATTTTTAGCGCTTACTATTGAAATCTCTCTTTCATTTGAATTACCGCCATATATTAATCCTATATTATAATTCATTCAACTCACTCTCTTTAAAAAATTTCTTTTCATCGGGACAATATAACATTTCCTCTTTGTTTTTTTTCTTATAAAACAAAGGACCATTACATGAAGGACATCTATAATCCGAAGGTTCGTCCCAGAACATTTCACCACATTCAGAACATTTGAAATATATTTTCCCCTTTTTACTCTTTAATTTATGAACTTTACTGCCACATTTTGGACATTTACCTCTGGCGGGCAATGGAGCTGTATATTTACAATCCGGATAATTTGAGCAGGCTATAAATTTACCAAAACGTCCACTTTTTATTATCAGGTCTCCACCACATTCTGGACATTTATCACCCGTTTTTTCTTCTTTTCCTTTTTCAGGTAGAATATTATCCTCGGATAAATATACATTATTATCAATAGTTACGCCCAATATCCCTTTAGAAAGACCTTTATTTTCACCACATTCTGGACATTTTAAAAATAAACCATATCTTCCAAATTGAAGTTCCATTTCCACATTACACTTAGAACATTTTATATTAGATTTATAATAAAAATCTAAAGATTTTTCTTTCATTTTCTGTTCTGTTGTATTTAAAAATTTTTCGAAATCCTTATAAAATTCACTTAAAATACTTTTCCAGTTTGTTTCTCCAATTTCAATTTTATCCAATTTCTCTTCCATATGAGCTGTAAATTTAGCATCAACAATTTCAGGAAAATTTTTTTCAAGTAAATCTGAAACAATAAAACCAACAAGCGTGGGTATTAAATTACTTTTTTCTTTTATTACATATTTCCTATTTAACAATGTTGTTATTATGGTAGCATAAGTTGAAGGTCTTCCTATTCCTTTTGATTCCATTTCTTTCACTAAAGATGCCTCTGTATACCTTGATGGGGGTTTTGTTTCATCTTTTTCTGTTTTCAATTCTATATTTTTTAATTCTCCGCTTTTAGGTAATTCGTATTCTTTTTCACCTGTAGAAGAAGACCAGAATTTTTCAAATCCATCGAATTTTCTTTTCCTTCCTACAACTTCAAAAGTATATTTTTTCGATGCATCCATAATGGTATATATCTTTTCTGTATATATAGATTGAGACGATTGTGAAGCTATAAATCTATTCCATATTAGTGTATATAATTTTAAATTATCACCTGAAATTAGCTTTTTCGCTTTTGCAGGGTCTATATAAACATCTGTTGGTCTTATTGCTTCATGGGCATCCTGGATTTTTTTCTTTGATTTTTTCACCTTAAAATGCCCCGTATATTCTTTACCATAATTCTCGTTTAAATAATTAAAAGCTTTTTTTTGTGCTTCTTCTGATATTCTTGTTGAATCTGTACGCATGTATGTAATAAATGCAAGTGGGCCATCGCTCGTTTCTATACCTTCATATAATTTCTGTGCTATTTGCATAGTTTTTTTCGAAGACCATCCAAATTTTGATATAGCACTTTGCTGTAACGTACTGGTTATAAATGGCTGCGGAGGATTTCTTTTTGCTTCTTTTTCTTCAACCTTTTCTATATAAAATTTTGTTTCTTTTAGATCTTTTAATATTTCATTTTTTTTCTTCTCATTAATACTTTCTTTTTTATATTTTTTTCCATTTATCTTCACTAAAGGGATATCCTGATCCATATATTTCAAAAAAATTTTATAAAACTCTTTTGGTTTAAATTTAAATATTGCCCTTTCCCTGTCAACCAGAATTTTTAACGCAGCGGACTGAACCCTTCCGGCACTTGTGTTATAATTTTTCAAAATTCTCCATAATATAGGACTTATTTTATACCCGACTATTCTGTCAAGTATCCTTCGGGCCAATTGTGCTCCAACCTTTTTGTCATCTATTTTTTTTGGTGATTTTATAGCTTCCAATATGGTATCTTTTGTAATCTCAGAAAAAACTATTCTATTTTCTTCATCTTCATCTAATCCCAATAAATAACTTAAATGCCAGGCTATAGCTTCACCTTCTCTATCCATATCCGGTGCAAGGTACACTTTTTTCCCTTTTGTAACTTTTTTCAACTCTGCTACAACCTTTTCCTTACCTGGCATCAATTCAAATTCTGGTTCGAAATCTTTTTCTATATCAACTCCAAATTTCTTTTGTGGAAGATCTCTTATATGTCCTTTTGAAGCTACAACTTTATAATCGGATCCAAGATATTTTTCTATGGTTTTTGCTTTCGCAGGAGATTCAACTATAACAACATTTTTTTTCTTTTTTGTCATTATTTTTCCCCCATATTCGTAATTTTAATTTTTCTTCCCAGGTTTTTATGATATTCAGTCCAATGTTCATTATTAGACTCCTCAATATGACTTCTAACCTGCTCAATTTTTGAACTTAAATTATCTGCAAAATGCAAAATAAATGCTTCCAGTGTTTTTGGAACAATTGGACTACCCCATTCCAATTCTCCATGATGAGAGGCTATCATATGAAGAATTTCATCAAGCATTTTCTTTGGAAATTTATTTATTTTTTTTGCATATTCAGAAACCATATTAATCCCTATCGCTATATGTCCAATTAATTCACCTTCATCTGTTTTTTCAATTCCTGTTGGGGTAATCTTATATTCTCTTGTTTTTCCTATATCATGCAATAGTGCTCCTGCTATAAGTATGTCTTTATTTACAATATTTTTGTAATTTTCTGCTATTGAATTACAGAGTTTTGCAACATCTATAGTATGTTCTAATAATCCATGCTTGTATGCATGATGAACATTAATTGCTGCAGGAGCGTATGAAAAATCCTTTTCAAAATTCTTATCTTTAATAAAGATATAAGATAATAATTCTTTTATATGAATATTTTTTATATTATTTATAAAATTAATCAATTCATCCTTTAAATGTTGCACATTTTGAGTAGAAGTTTTTATGAATTTCTCCGAATTTATTTCAGAATCTTTTAAAATATATATACTATAATTTTTCTCCAGATTTAGCTGAAGCCTATTTTCAAAAACTACTATTTTACCTTTTATTCTTATAATATTACCTATATTTATTTTTTCTGAATTTTCTCTTGCATTAAACCAATCAATAGCTCTTAGTCTCCCAGTTTTATCAGTTATTGTAAAAAGCAAAAATTCTTTTCCATCTTTAGTTGTTTGTAGTCTTTTGCTTAAAACTTTACCCTCTATTTCATAAGTTTCACTTGGTTTTAAATCAGATATATATATATCCTTTATTAAATCATCAGATAATTGGCCTTTTTCTCTTAATAAATCTCCAAGATTCATACCACCATTTTTCATATTATTCCTCCTCTATATAAACGCGTGGAACCCTTTTAGTTATTTTTGACGTTATATCATAATTTATTGTTCCAGCTAATCTTGCCAGATCTTCTGCATATAGGAAACTTTTTTCTTGCTCTCCTATTAATACAACCTCTTCACCCAATTTTACTTTTTCAATTTGTGTAGTTTCAACTACAAACTGATCCATACAAACTCTTCCTATTATATTACATTTTTTCCCTTGAATCAATACATAACCTTTATTCGATAATTGTCTAAAATATCCATCGGCATACCCAACAGGTATAGTCGCTATAGGAATATTCTGTTTTGAAAAATATGTTCTGCCATAACTTACACTTTCATTCTTCTTTAAAATCCCCACTCTTGCAACAACACTTTTCCATTGCAAAACAGGCTTTAATTTTTTTTCTTTTTTTATATCTGATGGTTGAAGACCATATGTTGCTATTCCAGGCCTTACATAATCCAGTGTGTATTCTGGGAAAAATAATGCCCCTGCTGAATTACAAATATGCTTTATAGGGATATCGATATTTGAATTTTCAATATGACTAACAATATTTACAAATTTATCATATTGTACTTTAACAAAATCATCCAGATTATCTGCTGTTGCAAAGTGGGAATATGCTCCATGAATATTTATATTATATTCCTTTATTAATGTGATTATATTTTCTATCTCTTCTTCGCTTATCCCCATTCTATTCATTCCTGTATTTATATTTATATGAAACTTTATATTTTTTATTTCTTTTCCAAAATAATCAATAAGTTCTTTTAATTGCTTCAAAGAACCTATTGTATAAATATACCCTTCTATATTTTCTTTTATATATTCAGGTGAAACGTAATTAAAAACAAGTGTTTCTATATCTATACCGCTTTTTTTTATTTCAATTCCTTCTCCTAAAAAAGCTACCGCAATCAATTTAATTCCCATATCATAAACAACTTTTGATAATTTCACAGCGCCATGTCCATAAGCATCAGCCTTTAAAACAGGAATAACGGATGTTTTTGCTTTTTCTTTAATCAGTTCTATATTATGAATATACTTTTTAATATTTATTTCCACAAAAGTTTTTCTATCAAACATACTTGCACCTCCGGTGTTACACGTTTACAGCAATTATTCACGCTGCCGCGAGCTTTTGATTTATAT from Marinitoga sp. 1197 includes:
- a CDS encoding D-alanine--D-alanine ligase family protein; this encodes MNYNIGLIYGGNSNEREISIVSAKNVEKALKNLGYIVSKYDLKYDFDKFLKEYKYIDLVFNVVHGYEGEDGTLQKILEELKVKFIGSNSKVSENTFDKLSFMRFIEKDFSVPAYISTKKFIKPHFDFPLIIKPRRSGSSLGIHVCHNYKEYKKFLEHELQEYKEMLIQEFIKGKEISVSIIEKNKEVIVLPILEIKPKKEFYDYEAKYTEGMTEFEIPAKIPFELEKKIKKDFQKIFRLMKLKDFARIDAIVKGENYYILEVNTIPGLTKLSDLPQSAYAYGLSFESLIDILIKNNLR
- the topA gene encoding type I DNA topoisomerase, translating into MTKKKKNVVIVESPAKAKTIEKYLGSDYKVVASKGHIRDLPQKKFGVDIEKDFEPEFELMPGKEKVVAELKKVTKGKKVYLAPDMDREGEAIAWHLSYLLGLDEDEENRIVFSEITKDTILEAIKSPKKIDDKKVGAQLARRILDRIVGYKISPILWRILKNYNTSAGRVQSAALKILVDRERAIFKFKPKEFYKIFLKYMDQDIPLVKINGKKYKKESINEKKKNEILKDLKETKFYIEKVEEKEAKRNPPQPFITSTLQQSAISKFGWSSKKTMQIAQKLYEGIETSDGPLAFITYMRTDSTRISEEAQKKAFNYLNENYGKEYTGHFKVKKSKKKIQDAHEAIRPTDVYIDPAKAKKLISGDNLKLYTLIWNRFIASQSSQSIYTEKIYTIMDASKKYTFEVVGRKRKFDGFEKFWSSSTGEKEYELPKSGELKNIELKTEKDETKPPSRYTEASLVKEMESKGIGRPSTYATIITTLLNRKYVIKEKSNLIPTLVGFIVSDLLEKNFPEIVDAKFTAHMEEKLDKIEIGETNWKSILSEFYKDFEKFLNTTEQKMKEKSLDFYYKSNIKCSKCNVEMELQFGRYGLFLKCPECGENKGLSKGILGVTIDNNVYLSEDNILPEKGKEEKTGDKCPECGGDLIIKSGRFGKFIACSNYPDCKYTAPLPARGKCPKCGSKVHKLKSKKGKIYFKCSECGEMFWDEPSDYRCPSCNGPLFYKKKNKEEMLYCPDEKKFFKESELNEL
- a CDS encoding 3'-5' exoribonuclease YhaM family protein, producing the protein MKNGGMNLGDLLREKGQLSDDLIKDIYISDLKPSETYEIEGKVLSKRLQTTKDGKEFLLFTITDKTGRLRAIDWFNARENSEKINIGNIIRIKGKIVVFENRLQLNLEKNYSIYILKDSEINSEKFIKTSTQNVQHLKDELINFINNIKNIHIKELLSYIFIKDKNFEKDFSYAPAAINVHHAYKHGLLEHTIDVAKLCNSIAENYKNIVNKDILIAGALLHDIGKTREYKITPTGIEKTDEGELIGHIAIGINMVSEYAKKINKFPKKMLDEILHMIASHHGELEWGSPIVPKTLEAFILHFADNLSSKIEQVRSHIEESNNEHWTEYHKNLGRKIKITNMGEK
- the alr gene encoding alanine racemase, translating into MFDRKTFVEINIKKYIHNIELIKEKAKTSVIPVLKADAYGHGAVKLSKVVYDMGIKLIAVAFLGEGIEIKKSGIDIETLVFNYVSPEYIKENIEGYIYTIGSLKQLKELIDYFGKEIKNIKFHININTGMNRMGISEEEIENIITLIKEYNINIHGAYSHFATADNLDDFVKVQYDKFVNIVSHIENSNIDIPIKHICNSAGALFFPEYTLDYVRPGIATYGLQPSDIKKEKKLKPVLQWKSVVARVGILKKNESVSYGRTYFSKQNIPIATIPVGYADGYFRQLSNKGYVLIQGKKCNIIGRVCMDQFVVETTQIEKVKLGEEVVLIGEQEKSFLYAEDLARLAGTINYDITSKITKRVPRVYIEEE